TGTAAGGCTAGTCCCAATATTATGTATCAACCTGATGATAGATTTTAGAGGCCAATGGAAGTATCACTCGATAGAGATTCAAGGTGTTGTTCCTTCTCTTCTGTTGCCAGTGGGTAGGGAAGGGTGATTCTGAAGCAGCAAATTCCTTGACTGTGAGATCGTATTGCCATGGGCATCCATACCTGTAATCTCTGCCTCGGTCAGGTAGAGAATTGAGATCCTCTGGAATGCCTTCTCAATGAAACAGGCTTTGGAGGAGGTGCTATCCGCTACAGCGTTGCCCGATCAATTGTCGCTTTATCTATTTGAGCACGGTCAATGTGGGCGCTCCCCGAAGCACTGACTGGATGACGTCGCTGATATTCCTTGAGGGCGCTGTGGCTGACAACGGTGTGCCCCTGATCTGTTTTCTCACTCATTAGATGACCAGACCGTAAAGCGTCATGGACTTTACGTTCACTCAGTCCTAAATGCCGAGCCGCTTCTGCAGGAGAAAGGCCATGATTAAAGGCTTGATGATTTT
The sequence above is a segment of the Acaryochloris thomasi RCC1774 genome. Coding sequences within it:
- a CDS encoding helix-turn-helix domain-containing protein, giving the protein MKNHQAFNHGLSPAEAARHLGLSERKVHDALRSGHLMSEKTDQGHTVVSHSALKEYQRRHPVSASGSAHIDRAQIDKATIDRATL